Proteins encoded together in one Pectinophora gossypiella chromosome 20, ilPecGoss1.1, whole genome shotgun sequence window:
- the LOC126376379 gene encoding uncharacterized protein LOC126376379: MAKVYFVLALIVQGSLIYADTDENMIHENEEEITSREVLIQPEIDDEVIKDFHEGKKDWMDMFMATNKEFCPSPSAALMASITNSNKSAEEQLEDIKEMATKITLAIQCEMANLLSYALNNCDKYEKHNDENTLRKKRETPMDSSQLVMRLLKHIKANNEYQNIAIEKMMTAQEIADKFGIEFNPDTEILSDLAFAANEQAKEMSSILQDACDSKNATKHVQSQECIEFVPLEWEQSPIENDTYYVYSVQPEEFVQSFPPHEYMPEPIYRPPVNCHHDHHYNPNHYETQMPPPPHHFAPVSPKPNFYDSVMPYPVDHYPYCPVEPMTTTTTIVLPIEEVVEPEPQLVGEEYEETVSSKMIVSRDEEPGMATVNHVMTYTLSEKAHFKKPEIENLPQQMQYTFFLM; the protein is encoded by the exons ATGGCTAAAGTATACTTTGTCCTTGCTCTGATTGTTCAG GGCTCACTCATCTACGCAGACACTGATGAGAACATGATTCATGAAAATGAAGAAGAAATCACCAGTAGAGAAGTCCTTATACAACCCGAAATCGATGATGAGGTTATAAAAGATTTCCATGAAGGCAAGAAAGATTGGATGGACATGTTCATGGCAACGAACAAAGAGTTCTGTCCGTCCCCATCTGCAGCCCTTATGGCATCCATCACCAATAGTAACAAATCAGCAGAAGAACAACTAGAAGATATCAAAGAAATGGCTACGAAAATAACTCTAGCTATCCAGTGTGAAATGGCTAACCTCTTGTCTTACGCTCTAAACAATTGCGACAAATATGAGAAACATAACGATGAAAACACCTTAAGGAAGAAGAGAGAAACTCCAATGGACAGCTCCCAACTTGTAATGAGACTACTGAAACACATCAAGGCTAATAACGAATACCAAAATATTGCCATCGAGAAGATGATGACAGCGCAAGAAATAGCTGATAAATTCGGCATTGAGTTTAACCCAGATACGGAAATACTGTCCGATTTAGCGTTTGCAGCTAATGAACAAGCTAAAGAAATGAGTTCGATTCTGCAAGACGCTTGTGATTCTAAGAATGCGACTAAACATGTGCAATCACAGGAGTGCATTGAATTTGTTCCGTTAGAATGGGAGCAGAGCCCGATTGAGAATGACACTTACTATGTGTATTCTGTGCAGCCTGAGGAATTTGTGCAATCATTCCCCCCTCACGAGTACATGCCCGAGCCCATCTACAGACCACCAGTGAACTGTCACCATGACCATCACTATAACCCCAACCACTATGAAACCCAAATGCCTCCTCCCCCGCACCACTTTGCCCCAGTCTCGCCTAAACCTAACTTCTACGATTCAGTAATGCCCTACCCTGTTGATCATTATCCTTACTGCCCAGTAGAACCAATGACCACAACTACAACTATAGTTCTACCAATTGAAGAAGTGGTTGAGCCTGAACCGCAACTCGTGGGTGAAGAATATGAAGAGACGGTTTCTTCAAAAATGATCGTGAGTCGAGATGAGGAACCCGGTATGGCGACTGTCAACCATGTAATGACTTACACCCTGAGTGAAAAGGCTCACTTCAAAAAACCTGAAATTGAAAATTTGCCTCAACAAATGCAGTACACGTTCTTtctgatgtaa